A stretch of Gimesia chilikensis DNA encodes these proteins:
- a CDS encoding COG1470 family protein — protein sequence MRCFVFSLMTFSLFVSALPRLQAADAKKDAPSKIGFRQLVAFKPAAVQQGDKRKIQLHSSYTLDNTHSVFFDKPGIKMIFAEPKPKDAPRRGRGSVGTPFAFDVEVPQDQPARVYECRVATDQAVSSVTHLLVTPFPVIEEEEKKDNNSFDTAQEVTVPSTVCGLVEKSEDLDCYKFKGKKGQEITIQVYAQRVTEAIHTMQTSNVYLMDSILTLYGPQKQIVAQNDNYYKSDSLITYKLPADGEYVFEIRDARYVGTPKYAYCIEVSDTPFVNFTYPLAVQKGKSEDVELHGFALKGNTKATFSGADAQETGWAQRTFTTPAGKTNAVWTLVSENPQVAAPNTNTSLETAFPLTLPMGVSGLLTEEGQTHFYSFKAKKDQYYSFDLMANRIDLPLDCVMEVVDSKSKPQRIYVNGGANSEADDGLSTKDANFYFKAPADGEYYVTVRDLHDRGGERFAYHLSAELSGPEFEVHGEYYYAQIAPGTNMMWFARVKRLNGFDGPIEMNIEGLPEGVTFEPVTLPSGVNDCGLILKASKDAPINAALVKISGKAKVPGPDGKEIEIVREGRITAEIQSRGGGQARWPINTSIVGVTKPLDLLEVTATPNEITLKPGESAEIKVKIKRSDAYKDPVTLATAFEYFNSKFGLQLPPGVSLSKKSKTRLAGKTLEGTLIIEASDKAKPIKRFPFAAMARVGITFSITTNYASNVIYLTITDPEGKDKLAKK from the coding sequence ATGCGCTGTTTCGTTTTTTCTTTAATGACTTTCAGTCTGTTCGTCTCTGCCCTGCCCCGTTTGCAGGCCGCTGATGCAAAGAAAGACGCTCCCTCCAAAATCGGTTTCCGTCAGCTGGTCGCATTCAAACCAGCCGCGGTTCAGCAGGGAGATAAACGAAAGATTCAGCTCCATTCCAGCTACACCCTGGATAATACGCACTCGGTCTTCTTCGATAAGCCAGGCATCAAGATGATCTTTGCCGAGCCCAAACCGAAGGACGCGCCACGCCGTGGCCGGGGGTCGGTAGGAACGCCTTTCGCATTTGACGTTGAGGTTCCCCAGGATCAGCCCGCACGGGTTTATGAGTGCCGCGTCGCCACCGACCAGGCGGTCTCCAGCGTGACGCATCTGCTGGTCACTCCCTTCCCGGTCATCGAAGAAGAGGAAAAGAAAGACAACAATTCCTTCGACACGGCCCAGGAAGTGACGGTCCCCTCGACGGTCTGTGGCCTCGTGGAAAAGTCGGAAGATCTGGACTGCTACAAGTTCAAGGGGAAAAAAGGCCAGGAGATCACCATCCAGGTCTATGCCCAGCGGGTCACTGAAGCGATTCACACGATGCAGACTTCGAATGTTTACCTGATGGACTCGATCCTGACCCTGTATGGACCGCAGAAACAGATTGTTGCGCAGAACGACAACTATTACAAATCCGACTCACTGATCACTTACAAGCTGCCCGCAGATGGGGAGTACGTGTTTGAAATTCGCGATGCCCGCTACGTGGGTACTCCCAAATATGCTTACTGCATTGAAGTCAGTGACACGCCGTTCGTGAACTTCACTTACCCGCTGGCTGTGCAGAAAGGGAAATCGGAAGACGTCGAGCTGCACGGCTTTGCCCTCAAGGGAAATACGAAAGCGACCTTCTCCGGTGCTGACGCACAAGAGACTGGCTGGGCACAACGGACCTTCACGACTCCTGCCGGGAAAACGAATGCTGTCTGGACCCTGGTCAGCGAGAATCCTCAGGTAGCAGCTCCCAATACCAACACCTCGCTGGAAACCGCATTTCCGCTGACTCTGCCGATGGGCGTCAGCGGCCTGTTAACCGAAGAGGGACAGACGCACTTTTATTCCTTCAAAGCGAAGAAGGATCAGTACTACTCCTTCGACCTGATGGCCAATCGCATCGACCTGCCTTTGGACTGCGTGATGGAAGTGGTTGACAGTAAATCGAAGCCACAGCGGATCTATGTCAACGGTGGCGCGAATTCCGAAGCCGACGACGGGCTTTCGACCAAAGACGCCAATTTCTACTTCAAAGCACCCGCGGACGGTGAGTACTACGTGACCGTTCGCGACCTGCACGACCGGGGTGGCGAACGGTTTGCCTATCACCTCTCGGCGGAACTGAGTGGCCCCGAATTTGAAGTGCATGGCGAATATTATTATGCCCAGATCGCACCCGGGACCAACATGATGTGGTTTGCCCGCGTGAAACGGCTCAACGGTTTTGACGGACCGATTGAGATGAATATCGAAGGGCTGCCGGAAGGGGTGACTTTCGAACCAGTCACCCTGCCCTCGGGCGTGAATGACTGCGGTCTGATTCTCAAGGCATCCAAAGATGCACCAATCAATGCCGCGCTGGTGAAGATTTCCGGTAAAGCCAAAGTGCCCGGACCGGATGGTAAAGAGATCGAAATCGTCCGCGAAGGACGCATCACCGCGGAAATTCAGTCACGTGGTGGCGGACAGGCCCGCTGGCCGATCAACACCTCAATCGTGGGTGTGACCAAACCTCTCGACCTGCTGGAGGTCACCGCGACCCCGAATGAAATCACACTCAAGCCGGGTGAATCAGCCGAGATCAAAGTCAAAATCAAACGCAGTGATGCGTATAAAGATCCCGTGACGCTGGCGACCGCCTTTGAGTATTTCAATTCCAAGTTTGGTCTGCAACTGCCGCCCGGAGTGAGCCTCTCCAAGAAGAGCAAGACCCGTCTGGCAGGGAAGACGCTGGAAGGAACGCTGATTATTGAAGCGTCGGACAAAGCAAAGCCGATCAAACGCTTTCCGTTTGCAGCGATGGCTCGCGTGGGGATTACCTTCTCCATCACGACCAACTATGCATCTAACGTGATTTATCTGACGATCACGGATCCGGAAGGAAAAGACAAGCTGGCGAAGAAATAG
- a CDS encoding DUF1501 domain-containing protein: MLKLFPEKVSNCETGSRRQFLLEVGALSAFGISLDSVLRGQAHASQGESGALADPSNDTNCILIWTRGGTSHHDTFDPKPNASADVRGDFSAISTALPGIQFTEKVPLFAKHAKEFSIMRNLNPQNGAHSTADAFMLSGHKFNPSVTYPCYGAVIAKTKGFKTNIPPHIQLGNNVDRRFNGGLGGYLGIQYNPFEIPGDPNAKNFTVRDISPPSGISIDRMKRRQQALTAIDTLQRQADQNQNTFEASDAHYQNAFSMITSADTQKAFDLSQESDKTRDEYGRHNLGQSCLLARRLIEAGSRFVTVSSGGWDTHTNNFKGLERLLPPFDQGVTSLVLDLKQRGMLDNTLVVWLTDFGRTPVINSAAGRDHWSTASTMMMIGAGTPAGQVVGATDDTGSRPVGNEYYPADVAATIYSKLGVKLDHYFVSPEDGRPLIVCEGQPIPELMG; the protein is encoded by the coding sequence ATGCTGAAGCTTTTCCCCGAGAAGGTTTCTAACTGTGAAACCGGAAGCCGTCGTCAATTTCTGCTGGAAGTTGGTGCGCTGAGTGCTTTTGGTATCTCGCTGGATTCCGTCCTGCGTGGTCAGGCTCATGCTTCCCAGGGTGAGTCTGGTGCACTGGCAGATCCTTCGAACGACACCAACTGTATTCTGATCTGGACGCGTGGCGGTACCAGTCACCACGATACGTTCGATCCTAAACCAAATGCCTCCGCCGACGTGCGTGGCGATTTTTCTGCCATCAGCACCGCACTGCCCGGCATTCAATTCACCGAGAAAGTGCCTCTGTTCGCAAAGCATGCGAAAGAGTTCTCGATCATGCGGAACCTGAACCCGCAGAACGGGGCACACTCAACCGCTGATGCCTTCATGCTGTCAGGGCATAAGTTCAACCCTTCCGTGACCTATCCCTGCTACGGGGCGGTCATTGCGAAAACCAAGGGTTTCAAAACCAACATTCCGCCGCATATTCAGCTGGGGAACAACGTCGACCGGCGTTTCAACGGCGGCCTGGGTGGCTACCTGGGTATTCAGTACAACCCGTTTGAAATCCCCGGCGATCCCAACGCGAAGAACTTCACCGTGCGGGATATTTCTCCCCCTTCCGGGATCTCCATTGATCGGATGAAGCGTCGTCAGCAGGCTCTGACTGCCATCGACACGCTGCAGCGTCAGGCGGATCAGAACCAGAATACATTTGAAGCTTCTGATGCTCACTATCAGAATGCTTTCAGTATGATCACCTCGGCTGATACGCAGAAAGCGTTTGACCTCAGCCAGGAATCGGACAAAACCCGCGACGAGTATGGGCGTCACAACCTGGGACAGAGCTGTCTGCTGGCCCGTCGCCTGATCGAAGCCGGTTCCCGCTTTGTAACCGTCAGCAGCGGTGGCTGGGACACGCACACCAACAACTTCAAAGGTCTGGAACGGCTGCTGCCCCCCTTCGACCAGGGCGTCACCTCACTGGTGCTCGACCTGAAACAGCGGGGCATGCTGGATAACACACTCGTTGTCTGGCTGACTGACTTCGGTCGGACCCCGGTGATTAACTCCGCCGCCGGTCGTGACCATTGGTCAACGGCTTCAACCATGATGATGATCGGTGCCGGCACTCCCGCCGGTCAGGTGGTTGGTGCCACCGACGACACCGGTTCGCGTCCGGTCGGAAACGAATATTATCCGGCAGACGTTGCCGCGACGATTTACTCAAAACTGGGTGTGAAACTCGATCATTACTTTGTCTCTCCCGAGGATGGGCGTCCGCTGATTGTCTGCGAAGGACAACCCATTCCGGAACTGATGGGGTAA